The following DNA comes from Candidatus Micrarchaeia archaeon.
GGGGAAAACGCGCTGGGCTGTGCCTGGGTTACCACTAGAAGGTCTATGTCGCTCTTTTCCGTGTCTTCCCCCCTGGCCGAGGAGCCGAAGATATAAATTTCCGCTTCGGGGGCGGCTTTCGCCGCATCCTGGACGAGCTCGGAAATGGAGGAGAGAGTAAGGAGGATCTTGAGCTGTTTTATCATCGCTGAATTCTGCGCCAGAGAATAGAATATCTCCTTGCCGTTTTGCGCGCGGGTAAGAATGCCTGCTTTCTCCAGCCTTTTAAGGGATGAAAGGACCGCGGGCTTGGATATGCGGGCTTCTCGGGAGAGCCGGGCCGCATAAAAACTGGTTGACGGACGGGCG
Coding sequences within:
- a CDS encoding nucleotidyltransferase domain-containing protein; amino-acid sequence: MVKIFELLSSRSVSRIMSHMLARPSTSFYAARLSREARISKPAVLSSLKRLEKAGILTRAQNGKEIFYSLAQNSAMIKQLKILLTLSSISELVQDAAKAAPEAEIYIFGSSARGEDTEKSDIDLLVVTQAQPSAFSPVFSRAKGLGIRPVFYTSMEYAMLSRKDPAFYERVEKDRIRVL